Sequence from the uncultured Flavobacterium sp. genome:
AAACCGATGCGCTTTTATTAGAAAACAATTTAATCAAAACTTTACAGCCGCGTTATAATGTATTGTTGCGTGATGACAAAAGTTACCCTTGGATTTGTATCAAAAGAGAACCTTTTTCGAGAATATTTTCGACCCGAAGAATGGTCAAAGATGGTTCTGAATATTTTGGACCTTACACAAGTTTCAAAACCGTACATACAATTTTAGATCTAATCAAAGAGTTGTATCCGTTGCGAACTTGTAATTACGATTTAAGTAAATCAAATATAGATTCAGGAAAGTTCAAAGTTTGTCTGGAATATCATATTGGCAATTGCAAAGGTCCATGCGAAGGCTTTGAATCTCTGGAAGATTATCAAAAACAAGTCGATGCGATTCGCGAAATTCTGAAAGGAAATTTCAAAGAAAGCATGAAAGACTTCAAGCGTTTAATGACACAATATGCGCAGAATTTACAATTTGAAGAAGCACAAAAAATCAAAGAAAAAATTGAAGTTCTTGAAAATTATCAATCAAGATCTACGATTGTAAATCCGAAAATCACCAATATTGATGTTTTCTCGATTGTTTCTGATGAAAGTGCGGCTTATGTAAACTTCCTGCAAATATCACACGGATCGATTATTCGTTCGCATACTTTAGAAATGAAGAAAAAACTGGACGAAACTGACGAAGAACTTTTAGAACTGGCAATTATAGAACTTCGCGAGCGTTTTCAGTTATTATCAAAAGAAATTATTGTTCCGTTTGAAATTGATTTGGGCGAAAACATCAAAACAACCGTTCCTCAACTGGGAGACAAAAAACAGATTTTAGATTTATCGATTCGAAATGCTAAGTTTTACCGAATCGAACAACTGAAACAATTGCAAATTGTAGATCCTGATCGACACACGAATCGAATCATGGCTCAAATGCAAAAAGATTTACGTTTACATGTTGAACCGCGACATATCGAATGTTTTGATAACTCGAATATTCAGGGAACAAATCCGGTTGCGGCTTGCGTGGTTTTTAAAGATGGAAAAGCAAGTAAAAAAGATTATCGCCATTTTAATGTAAAAACGGTCGAAGGTCCGGACGATTTTGCTTCGATGACCGAAATTGTATATCGCCGTTACAAAAGATTATTAGACGAAAATCAACCTCTTCCGCAATTGATTATTATTGATGGTGGAAAAGGTCAATTATCTGCTGCTTTAAAAAGTATCGATGAATTGGGTTTACGCGGAAAAATTGCCATTATCGGAATTGCAAAACGACTCGAAGAACTTTTTTATCCCGGAGATTCCATTCCATTATATTTGGATAAAAAATCAGAAACATTAAAAGTAATTCAGCAACTGCGAAATGAAGCGCACCGTTTTGGAATCACTTTTCATAGAGACAAACGTAGCAAAGCTGCGCTGAATTCGTCTGTAGAAAGCATTCCCGGAATTGGAGAAAAAACCATGCTAACGTTAATACAACATTTCAAAAGTGTTAAAAGATTGAAACTAGCATCAGAAAAAGAAATTTCGGATGTAATTGGAGTATCAAAAGCCAAAAAAATTGTCGACTTTTACAAAACCAACTAGCTATTATGCGCCTAATCCAGCTGTTCATTACAAATACTCGGTCAAAACGATTTTTTTCTACTCCAATAAAAGGAGCTTCTAAAGTCGCTCTTTTTTTGCAGGAAAAAATATCGTTTTGTCACTCGCCATTTTCCATTTCCATCTGGGGCGTGACAGCCGTTTTTTCAGCGCTTTTATTATTCAGTACACAAAATACTTTTTCACAAGATAAAAAACAAGACAGCATTAAAAGACCAAAAATTGGTTTGGTTTTAAGTGGCGGAGGCGCAAAAGGATTTGCACATATTGGCGTTCTGAAAGTTCTGGAAGAAGCCGGAATCAAAATCGATTATATTGGCGGAACCAGTATGGGATCTGTCATTGGCGGGCTTTATGCTTCTGGTTATAATGCTTCACAAATTGATTCTATTTTTAAAAAAACCAATTTCGACGAATTAATAAACGATTATATTCCGCGTTCGTCTAAAAACTTTTACGGTAAAAAAAATGATGAATTGTATGCAATCGTTTTGCCGTTTAGTAATTTTAAAGTTGGAATTCCCGAAGCACTTTCAAAAGGAATGTACAATTATAATTTACTGAGTAGTTTAACTAGAAATGTGCGTCATGTTCGCGATTTCAATAAACTCCCAACTCCGTTTTTATGCATTGGAACCAATATCGAAACCGGCGAAGAAGTTTTACTGAACAAAGGAAATCTGGTTCAGGCAATGATGGCGAGTGCGGCATTTCCGTCGTTATTTACTCCCGTCGAAATTGATGGAAACTTATTAGTTGATGGAGGCGTTGTCAACAATTATCCTATAAAAGAAGTGCGCAATCTTGGCGCTGATATAATTATTGGTGTTGATGTTCAGGACGATTTAATGAATCGTAAAAATCTTAAAAATGCTACCCGAATTTTGGTTCAAATTACCAATCTACAATCGATTGATAAAATGAAAAGCAAAATAAAAGACACTGATATTTACATCAAACCGGACATTCGGGATTATGGAGTAATCTCTTTTGACAAAGGCGAGGAAATCATCCGAAAAGGTGAAGAAGCTGCTTTTGCCGTTTATGAAAAAATTAAATCATTGGTCAATGAAGATAATTTCTACAAAAAACCAAAGCTAAAACTTAGCTCAGATACTCTTGAAATTAATAAAATAAACAGTGATAAATTAGACAATTATACCAAAGAATACATCAATGGTAAATTGCGTTTCAAACCCGGAAGTACCATAACTTATGACGATTTAAAAGCGGGAATCAATAATATTAATGCAACTCAAAACTTTAGCACGATTTCATATTGCCTTCAACCGGACGGTAATAATGACGATCTTGATCTTGTATTAAAAGAAAATCCAACGCAAACATTTTTAAAACTTGGATTGCATTATGATGGTCTTTACAAAAGTGGAATTCTACTGAATCTTACGCATAAAAAAACATTCTTAAAAAATGATATTACTTCGCTTGACATTATTTTAGGTGATAATTTTAGATATGATTTGAATTATTATGTCGAAAATGGTTTTAATATCAGCTTTGGATTCCGATCTCGATTGAATCAGTTTAACCGAAATGTTACAACAAGTATTAGCAATTTAACCGGAGCAAATCCTAACGTTAATCTAATAAATGTTGACTTTCTGGATTTGACGAATCAGGCGTATTTTCAAACCATTTTTGTGCAAAAGTTTTTAATGGGCGGAGGTGTCGAATACAAATATTTGAAGATAAACTCTCCTACTCTTTCCAATGCAGAAAACATTATTGATAAGAGTAATTATTTTAGCGTATTTGGATATTTAAAATATGATTCTTTCGATAAAAAAACCTTTCCGCATTCGGGATTGTATTTCTCTACGGATTTACAAACCTATTTAGCATCATCAGATTATACCAAAAACTTCAAACCTTTTTCGATCGCAAAAGCCGAAATTGCTTTTGCAAGAACTTTATTCAGAAGAGCTACGATAAAAATTGGTGCAGATGCCGGATTTAATATTGGCAGTGACAGCGTACCTTTCTTCGATTTTATATTGGGTGGTTACGGTTACAACAAAATCAATAATTTCAATTATTTCTACGGATATGATTTCTTAAGTATTGCAGGAAACAGTTTTATAAAAACCGATATTACTTTAGATTATGAAATTTTTAAAAAGAATCACGTTAACCTTTCGGCAAATTTTGCCAACTTAGGCGATGATATTTTCACTACGGTAGATTGGGTTTCAATGCCCAAATATTCAGGTTATGCTGTAGGTTACGGATTAGAAACTATTATTGGCCCAATCGAAGTTAAGCAATCGTGGTCTCCGGAACTTTCAAAAAGTTTTACATGGTTTAGTATCGGGTTTTCATTTTAATACTCTATTAACTAATAGTGCAATAAAAATCTACTATTTTTATACTCTGTAAAATTTATATCAAAAAAAATTGAAATATGTTAGGTTTATAAATGATATAATTTATAATTTTACTCAATAAAAATTACGACATTTGTTATAATGAAAACAAAATGGACAGGTTTATTAGAATATCTTCAATTCCTCATCAAGAGAAATCCTGAGTGAAGCTATCGAATTGAGATGATTAGGCAATTTTAAGAATTGAACTAATTATCTGTTCACACAATTCAAATTTTTCGAATTATCTAATTTACAAATTATCTAATAGAAAAGCCATGCCATTATATCATAAACTTGGAGATTTCCCTCAAAAAAGACACACCCAATTCGAAAAACCAAACGGAGGTTTCTACTACGAACAATTATTTGGAACCGAAGGTTTTCACGGACATTCGTCACTTTCTTATCATGTTCACAGACCAACGCAGGTTAAAGAAATTTTAAACTCTTATTCGGTTGAACCAAAAATTGCAATCGGAAAAAATATAAAATCATTACTCTTTAAAGGTTTTGAATTAAAACCTGAAAATGATTTTCTGGACAGCCGCAAACCAATGTTAGTCAACAAAGACTGCATTATAGGATTGGCAGCTCCAAAAGAATCTCTTAGAAATTATTTCTACAAAAATGCCGATGCCGATGAAATGCTTTTCATCCATAAAGGAAAAGGAAAATTAAGAACCATGCTTGGGAACATTCCATTTGAATATGGTGATTATTTAATTATTCCACGAGGCATTATTTACCAAATAGAATTTGAAACCGAGGAAAATCGTCTTTTCTACGTCGAATCTTATTCTCCTTTTTATACTCCAAAACGTTATAAAAACCAATCTGGACAACATTTAGAACATTCGCCATTTTGCGAACGTGATTTTATTTTGCCAAACGAATTGGAAACACATGACGAAAAAGGTGATTTTTTAATTAAAATCAAAAAAGAAGGAATGATTCACGAAGTCGTTTATGCCACACATCCTTTTGACGTTGTGGGTTGGGACGGTTACAATTTTCCATACGGATTTTCGATTCATAATTTCGAACCAATAACGGGACGTGTTCACCAACCGCCTCCGGTACATCAAACTTTCGAAACGGCAACTTTTGTCGTTTGTTCATTCTGCCCTAGACTTTACGATTATCACCCGAAAGCAATTCCGGCGCCATACAATCACAGCAATATAGATTCTGACGAAGTACTATATTATGTTGATGGCGATTTTATGAGTCGTAACAATATAGAGCAAGGTCACATCACTTTACACCCAAAAGGAATTCCGCATGGTCCAGCGCCAGGCGCAATGGAACGCAGTATTGGTCATAAAGAAACTCATGAATTAGCCGTTATGGTTGATACTTTCCGCCCATTAATGGTAACGGAAGAAGCAATGGGACTTGACGATGGTCAGTATTATAAGTCTTGGACTGAGTAATTAGTCAATGTGCCAATTTGATAATTAGATAATTTTTTAATTAGAAAATGTGGCAATTAGATAATTAGAAAATGCTCTTGAAACCGCATAAATTATTTAATGTGCCTTTTTATAATGACATTTCATTTATTAATTTGTAAATTTAAACCTACAATATAATAATTATCTCATTATCAAATTTTCTAATTATCACATTATAAAATGACTTTCAACGAAAAATATAAAGACAACGCTCTTTTAATAAAAACATTCAATTTCGCATTAAACATAATTGATTACACCAGCGAACTTCAGGCACAAAAGAAATTCGTAATCGCTAATCAGTTATTAAAAAGTGGAACTTCAATTGGAGCAAACTCAAAAGAATCACAAAACGCAGAAAGTAAAGCAGATTTTATTCATAAATTAAAAATTGCAATTAAAGAAGCAGACGAAACAGAATATTGGTTGTTTTTATGCGATGCACATAGCGAATATCCAAAGTGCATTCGTTTATTAAATGATCTCTCAGAAATTTTAAAAATTTTAAATAAAATAATATCAACATCTAAGAGGAATTAGAAAATTAGAAAATGTGTCAATTAGAAAATTATTTTTAATTATAAGCATTTCAAAAATTATCTTATTTTCTCATTATCAAATTATCTAATTATCATGAGCAAAGAAGTAAAATCAGTAGAATACGGATTAGAAAAAATCTTTGAAGGAGCGCAAGATTTCCTTCCATTATTAGGAACAGATTATGTAGAATTCTATGTAGGAAATGCAAAACAATCTGCACATTATTACAAAACAGCTTTCGGATATCAGTCATTAGCTTACGCCGGATTAGAAACCGGAGTAAAAGACAAAGCATCTTATGTTTTGAAACAAGATAAAATCAGAATCGTTTTAACTACGCCATTAACACAAGATTCTCCAATTCATGCACATCTTCAAAAACATGGAGACGGTGTAAAAGTTGCTGCACTTTGGGTTGAAGACGCCAGAAGCGCTTACGAAGAAACTATGAAACGTGGCGCACGTTCGTTCATGGAACCAACTGTAGAATCAGATGAATTTGGAGAAGTAGTTCGTTCCGGAATTTACACTTACGGAGAAACTGTTCATATTTTTGTAGAAAGAAAAAACTATAACGGAGTTTTCCTTCCAGGTTACAAAGAATGGAAATCAGATTACAATCCAGCACCAACAGGATTAAAATATATTGATCACATGGTTGGAAATGTGGGTTGGAACGAAATGAATACTTGGGTAAAATTCTACGAAGAAGTTATGGGATTTGTAAATTTCCTATCATTCGATGACAAACAAATCAACACTGAATATTCGGCTTTGATGAGCAAAGTAATGTCAAACGGAAACGGAAGAATTAAATTCCCAATCAACGAACCAGCTGAGGGAAAGAAAAAATCACAAATCGAGGAATATTTAGATTTCTACGGTGGACCTGGAATTCAGCATATTGCTATTGCAACAGACGATATTATCAAAACAGTTTCTGACTTAAAATCTCGTGGAGTTGAGTTTTTATCTGCTCCGCCTCACACTTATTACCAAGCGATCCCAGAAAGATTAGGTGTTCACATGGATATGATGAAAGAAGATTTGAACGAAATTGAGAAACTTGCTATCATGGTCGATGCAGACGAAGATGGATATTTATTACAGATATTTACTAAGCCAGTTCAGGACAGACCAACGCTATTTTTCGAAATTATTCAACGAATGGGAGCAAAAGGATTCGGCGCAGGGAACTTTAAAGCCCTTTTTGAGTCGATTGAGAGAGAGCAAGAATTGAGAGGAACATTGTAAAAACGCAATATTT
This genomic interval carries:
- the uvrC gene encoding excinuclease ABC subunit UvrC, with amino-acid sequence MQKPSLDLQIQTLPDNPGVYQYYDKDGKILYVGKAKNLKKRVSSYFNKIHDTAKTNVLVKKIVTIKHIVVPTETDALLLENNLIKTLQPRYNVLLRDDKSYPWICIKREPFSRIFSTRRMVKDGSEYFGPYTSFKTVHTILDLIKELYPLRTCNYDLSKSNIDSGKFKVCLEYHIGNCKGPCEGFESLEDYQKQVDAIREILKGNFKESMKDFKRLMTQYAQNLQFEEAQKIKEKIEVLENYQSRSTIVNPKITNIDVFSIVSDESAAYVNFLQISHGSIIRSHTLEMKKKLDETDEELLELAIIELRERFQLLSKEIIVPFEIDLGENIKTTVPQLGDKKQILDLSIRNAKFYRIEQLKQLQIVDPDRHTNRIMAQMQKDLRLHVEPRHIECFDNSNIQGTNPVAACVVFKDGKASKKDYRHFNVKTVEGPDDFASMTEIVYRRYKRLLDENQPLPQLIIIDGGKGQLSAALKSIDELGLRGKIAIIGIAKRLEELFYPGDSIPLYLDKKSETLKVIQQLRNEAHRFGITFHRDKRSKAALNSSVESIPGIGEKTMLTLIQHFKSVKRLKLASEKEISDVIGVSKAKKIVDFYKTN
- a CDS encoding patatin-like phospholipase family protein — encoded protein: MRLIQLFITNTRSKRFFSTPIKGASKVALFLQEKISFCHSPFSISIWGVTAVFSALLLFSTQNTFSQDKKQDSIKRPKIGLVLSGGGAKGFAHIGVLKVLEEAGIKIDYIGGTSMGSVIGGLYASGYNASQIDSIFKKTNFDELINDYIPRSSKNFYGKKNDELYAIVLPFSNFKVGIPEALSKGMYNYNLLSSLTRNVRHVRDFNKLPTPFLCIGTNIETGEEVLLNKGNLVQAMMASAAFPSLFTPVEIDGNLLVDGGVVNNYPIKEVRNLGADIIIGVDVQDDLMNRKNLKNATRILVQITNLQSIDKMKSKIKDTDIYIKPDIRDYGVISFDKGEEIIRKGEEAAFAVYEKIKSLVNEDNFYKKPKLKLSSDTLEINKINSDKLDNYTKEYINGKLRFKPGSTITYDDLKAGINNINATQNFSTISYCLQPDGNNDDLDLVLKENPTQTFLKLGLHYDGLYKSGILLNLTHKKTFLKNDITSLDIILGDNFRYDLNYYVENGFNISFGFRSRLNQFNRNVTTSISNLTGANPNVNLINVDFLDLTNQAYFQTIFVQKFLMGGGVEYKYLKINSPTLSNAENIIDKSNYFSVFGYLKYDSFDKKTFPHSGLYFSTDLQTYLASSDYTKNFKPFSIAKAEIAFARTLFRRATIKIGADAGFNIGSDSVPFFDFILGGYGYNKINNFNYFYGYDFLSIAGNSFIKTDITLDYEIFKKNHVNLSANFANLGDDIFTTVDWVSMPKYSGYAVGYGLETIIGPIEVKQSWSPELSKSFTWFSIGFSF
- a CDS encoding homogentisate 1,2-dioxygenase, which produces MPLYHKLGDFPQKRHTQFEKPNGGFYYEQLFGTEGFHGHSSLSYHVHRPTQVKEILNSYSVEPKIAIGKNIKSLLFKGFELKPENDFLDSRKPMLVNKDCIIGLAAPKESLRNYFYKNADADEMLFIHKGKGKLRTMLGNIPFEYGDYLIIPRGIIYQIEFETEENRLFYVESYSPFYTPKRYKNQSGQHLEHSPFCERDFILPNELETHDEKGDFLIKIKKEGMIHEVVYATHPFDVVGWDGYNFPYGFSIHNFEPITGRVHQPPPVHQTFETATFVVCSFCPRLYDYHPKAIPAPYNHSNIDSDEVLYYVDGDFMSRNNIEQGHITLHPKGIPHGPAPGAMERSIGHKETHELAVMVDTFRPLMVTEEAMGLDDGQYYKSWTE
- a CDS encoding four helix bundle protein; protein product: MTFNEKYKDNALLIKTFNFALNIIDYTSELQAQKKFVIANQLLKSGTSIGANSKESQNAESKADFIHKLKIAIKEADETEYWLFLCDAHSEYPKCIRLLNDLSEILKILNKIISTSKRN
- the hppD gene encoding 4-hydroxyphenylpyruvate dioxygenase — its product is MSKEVKSVEYGLEKIFEGAQDFLPLLGTDYVEFYVGNAKQSAHYYKTAFGYQSLAYAGLETGVKDKASYVLKQDKIRIVLTTPLTQDSPIHAHLQKHGDGVKVAALWVEDARSAYEETMKRGARSFMEPTVESDEFGEVVRSGIYTYGETVHIFVERKNYNGVFLPGYKEWKSDYNPAPTGLKYIDHMVGNVGWNEMNTWVKFYEEVMGFVNFLSFDDKQINTEYSALMSKVMSNGNGRIKFPINEPAEGKKKSQIEEYLDFYGGPGIQHIAIATDDIIKTVSDLKSRGVEFLSAPPHTYYQAIPERLGVHMDMMKEDLNEIEKLAIMVDADEDGYLLQIFTKPVQDRPTLFFEIIQRMGAKGFGAGNFKALFESIEREQELRGTL